The following coding sequences are from one Heptranchias perlo isolate sHepPer1 chromosome 13, sHepPer1.hap1, whole genome shotgun sequence window:
- the LOC137331245 gene encoding membrane-spanning 4-domains subfamily A member 4D-like produces the protein MISLSKNDGIVLAPNQLPPPQLVASNPGLIQYVENGQLNQEIYLATRIPQNNSGVAEMLKGNLKAQGITEIVTGIITMLVGTIQIISSSNPYGADYSIIAGTPCWTGVVFIIAGSLAVAVEKTPTHSMINGCLSMNIISAIFCLPAIIMYSINIAIAPYCYDCGQYETVQVGSVGTIVCLAILLVLSLLNTAISIAISSFNCKAASCCNKTPVPIIVVYNNPSAQLNPSVQLNGAPPPYNMTSVANVYAE, from the exons ATGATTTCCTTATCAAAGAATGATGGAATTGTTCTGGCACCAAACCAGCTCCCACCACCACAGCTGGTGGCCAGCAACCCTGGATTGATACAATACGTGGAAAATGGTCAACTGAACCAAGAAATATACCTGGCTACAAGGATCCCTCAAAATAATTCTGGTGTAGCGGAGATGCTTAAAGGAAATCTCAAGGCCCAGGGC ATAACAGAGATTGTGACCGGTATCATCACCATGCTCGTTGGAACAATACAAATCATCAGTAGCTCAAATCCTTACGGCGCTGACTATTCCATAATAGCAGGGACACCCTGTTGGACTGGAGTTGTC TTCATTATTGCAGGGTCACTTGCTGTAGCTGTTGAGAAGACACCAACTCATTCTATG atCAATGGTTGTTTGTCAATGAACATCATCAGTGCCATTTTCTGCTTACCAGCTATAATAATGTATTCTATAAACATTGCCATTGCACCATATTGTTATGACTGTGGACAATATGAG ACTGTACAGGTTGGTTCAGTTGGCACAATTGTATGTTTGGCCATACTTCTAGTGCTGTCACTGCTTAACACTGCAATATCCATTGCAATTTCATCCTTTAACTGCAAAGCTGCAAGTTGTTGCAACAAAACACCAGTG CCGATCATTGTGGTGTACAACAACCCATCTGCACAACTGAATCCCTCTGTTCAGTTGAATGGTGCCCCTCCCCCTTACAACATGACATCAGTGGCAAATGTGTATGCTGAATAG